A window of Pomacea canaliculata isolate SZHN2017 linkage group LG3, ASM307304v1, whole genome shotgun sequence contains these coding sequences:
- the LOC112560554 gene encoding thioredoxin-like protein 4A: MSYMLQHLHNGWQVDQAILAEEDRVVIIRFGHDWDPSCMVMDETLYKCAEKIKNFAVIYLVDISEVPDFNKMYELYDPCTVMFFYRNKHIMIDLGTGNNNKINWAMEDVQEFVDIVETVYRGARKGRGLVVSPKDYSTKYRY, translated from the coding sequence ATGTCTTACATGCTTCAGCATCTTCACAATGGCTGGCAGGTAGATCAGGCCATTCTTGCTGAAGAAGATCGAGTAGTCATCATCCGTTTCGGTCATGACTGGGACCCATCTTGCATGGTTATGGACGAAACACTCTACAAGTGtgcagagaaaattaaaaatttcgCCGTTATCTACCTGGTGGACATTTCAGAGGTGCCAGATTTCAATAAAATGTACGAGTTGTATGACCCTTGCACGGTGATGTTCTTCTATCGCAACAAACACATCATGATTGACTTAGGTACaggaaacaacaataaaattaactgGGCCATGGAGGACGTTCAGGAGTTTGTTGATATAGTGGAAACTGTATATCGTGGAGCTAGGAAAGGCCGAGGTCTGGTTGTCTCTCCAAAGGATTATTCTACAAAATATCGCTACTAA